In the genome of Anaerolineae bacterium, the window CCCTTTCAACGAGGCACTTATCGGATTGCCCTCTGGCTTTACCACTACCTGCGGGTTCCTGATGTAGAAGTTGAAACCACTCTGGACCGAACCTTGTATGTAACTCTTCGTCTGCCGATTTGGGTGGATTACAACATCTATTGCCTGGGCCTTTATGAAGCACCTCTGGCCCGCTTCTTTATCCGCTCCCTCCGCCCTGATGCCTGGGTGCTGGATATAGGAGCATACATTGGTCAGTATACTTTGCTGGCCGCTAAATACGCACTGTATGGGCAAGTCATCGCTTTTGAGCCTCATCCCGAATCTTTCGCTCGCCTTCAGGCCCACGTGGCCCGCAACCATCTGAGCAACGTTCTTGCATTTCAGGAGGCTGTGGGTGAGGGAAAAGGAATGCTCCCCTTGGTTCTTTCGGGACAGGCCTCCGATAGCGCCTTGTGTCCGCAGAGCCAGGCTGGTATGCGCAGTGCGGATGCTATTGAGGTCAAAGTCACAAGCCTGGATGAGTTCGTCCAGGAACAGGGATTGCCCAGAGTTGACCTGGTGAAGATAGATGTTGAAGGCGCAGAAGGAAAAGTCCTGAGGGGCGCAGAGCGTATCCTGAAGGAGTTTTGTCCCCTTCTGATTGTGGAGATAGACCGCTCGCGAGAAGCCGTTTGGGGGGATTGTCCGGAATCCATCGTGGCCATGCTGGAAAAATATGGCTATGCCCTTTACATTTTGAAAGGCTGGCATATCCGACCGTTTTCTCGTCCTGTGGATTATGCCAACCTGATCGCTATTCCGCGCAGAGGGCTCTGAAATGGTTCAGCGTGTTCTCTCTGTTGTTCGGCATGTCCTTCCTCACGGGCTAAAACAGGCTCTGAAAGGGTGGGTGGTATTGAGGTTAATAGATGATCTCGTCTGGGAATTGCCCCCTCCCCTTTCGGGCCTCAAGATGAAAGGGCCCGGCGTTTTTGGCACTTACGTGGAAAAACCATACGAACCAGAAGCGTGCCAGATTCTGATGAGCCTGATTTGCCCGGGGTGGAAGTGCGTGGACGTTGGGGCCCACCTCGGGTATTTTACCCTGCTGTTGGCCCATCTGGTTGGAGACACAGGGCATGTCTTCGCCTTTGAGGCCTTGCCCGAGAATGC includes:
- a CDS encoding FkbM family methyltransferase, yielding MSKVPVWMRLLRLYSLHAPFQRGTYRIALWLYHYLRVPDVEVETTLDRTLYVTLRLPIWVDYNIYCLGLYEAPLARFFIRSLRPDAWVLDIGAYIGQYTLLAAKYALYGQVIAFEPHPESFARLQAHVARNHLSNVLAFQEAVGEGKGMLPLVLSGQASDSALCPQSQAGMRSADAIEVKVTSLDEFVQEQGLPRVDLVKIDVEGAEGKVLRGAERILKEFCPLLIVEIDRSREAVWGDCPESIVAMLEKYGYALYILKGWHIRPFSRPVDYANLIAIPRRGL